The following coding sequences lie in one Plectropomus leopardus isolate mb unplaced genomic scaffold, YSFRI_Pleo_2.0 unplaced_scaffold10643, whole genome shotgun sequence genomic window:
- the znhit3 gene encoding zinc finger HIT domain-containing protein 3, whose product MQICSVCSEHPPKYRCPACKIRYCSLSCYKCHKDTCVPVEPPAPSDPEPKESFSTETWTVEDLLHEDDIIDKVPLQRLQLLAQSTELKDVLCNPHLRRLLRSVDGAENKDAAMRAAMQEPLFVEFSDQCLKIVEKETLTSNEAADL is encoded by the exons ATGCAGATCTGCAGCGTGTGCAGCGAACATCCACCTAAATACAGATGTCCCGCCTGCAAAATCAGATA TTGTTCGCTCAGCTGTTACAAATGCCATAAAG ACACGTGCGTTCCTGTTGAGCCGCCTGCACCTTCTGATCCTGAACCTAAAGAGTCTTTCAGCACCG AGACGTGGACTGTTGAGGATCTTCTGCATGAGGACGACATCATCGACAAAGTGCCTCTGCAGAGGCTGCAGCTGTTAG CTCAGTCCACAGAGCTCAAAGATGTCCTCTGTAACCCTCACCTGAGACGGCTGCTGCGCTCCGTCGACGGCGCCGAGAACAAAGACGCCGCCATGAGAGCCGCCATGCAGGAGCCTCTGTTTGTCGAGTTTTCAGATCAGTGTTTGAAAATcgtagaaaaagaaacattaacgTCCAACGAAGCTgctgatttgtaa